A genomic segment from Oryctolagus cuniculus chromosome 14, mOryCun1.1, whole genome shotgun sequence encodes:
- the COX7C gene encoding cytochrome c oxidase subunit 7C, mitochondrial, which produces MLGQSIRRFTTSVVRRSHYEEGPGKNLPFSVENKWRLLAMMTLYLGSGFAAPFFIVRHQLLKK; this is translated from the exons ATGTTGGGACAGAGCATCCGGAGGTTCACAACCTCCGTGGTCCGTAGGAGCCACTATGAGGAGGGCCCAGGGAAG AATTTGCCATTTTCAGTGGAAAACAAGTGGAGGTTGCTAGCTATGATGACCTTGTATCTTGGATCTGGATTTGCTGCCCCGTTCTTCATAGTACGGCACCAGCTGCTTAAGAAATAA